Part of the Periplaneta americana isolate PAMFEO1 chromosome 4, P.americana_PAMFEO1_priV1, whole genome shotgun sequence genome is shown below.
AGCAGAACGAAGGGGCTGAGTCTGCTCAGTACGAAGCCCAAGGTCCTTCTCAGCAGGAGTACGAGGCTCAGGGACAACAGCAGGAGTATGAGATCCAGGGACATCAGCAGGAATATGAGGCTCAGGCACAACCGCAAGAATATGAAGCCCAGGGACATCAGGAGGAGGCTCAGGGGCATCAGCAGGAATATGAGGCTCAGGGGTATCAGCAGGAGTATGAGGCGAATGCACAACCACAGCAGGAAAATACCCACGCCGAGCAAGAGGAAAGTAAGCATGCTGAGCATCATGAAAGTGTGCAAGCAGAACATAAAGAGGGAGAACATGCCCAACAGAGTGCAGCCGAGCACCATGCGGAAGCATCAAAAGAACTCGAGACTGAGGTAACTCATCACAAACCACTTGTCATAGAAAAGGTCGTTCACGTACACGTTGCTGTTCCTCATCCATATCCTGTCGAGTACGTGAAGCACGTACCATATCCAGTGAAGGTGCCAGTACCCGTTATCGTACACAAACCGTTCCCAGTTCCAGTACCCCAGCCGTATAATGTCACCGTCGAAAAGAAAGTTCCATATGAGGTAGTGAAGCATGTTCCATACCACGTCAAAGTACCTGTTAAAGTTCCAGTGAAGGTACCTGTTGAGGTCCATGTTCCAAAACCGTATCCCGTCCACATTCCTAAGCCTGTACCTGTCCCCGTGCCTCATCATATCGTTCAGTCGGTCCCAGTCTTTATCAATGACCATCATCAACATAAACCAGAAATCAAACTGGAAAGTCACAAAGAGGAAGTAAAACTTGAAGTCCATAAGGAAAGCCATAAAAAAGAGGAGACGCAAGAACAAAGCGTCCCTGGTTCTAAGTGTTGCGTTGCTCAATCAGAATCGCTTGAGGTGAAAACTCCAAAGGAAGAAGAAGTAAAGATTCCTGAGACACATCACCATGAAGCGATTCCAGAAACATTTCAATATGAAAGCTTACCCGAATTTCATCATAGCGCATTTCCAGAGACCCATCATCAATTGACTATCCCTGAACATCATCAACTGACAGTCTCTGAAGAAAGTCATCATCATCTCAGTCTTCCTGAACATCATTCCTTACCAGAAACATATCATCAAAGCCATCATGAATCAGTAGGTGAACTTATCGGTTATAGTGGTCACGAATTTAATGTTTTCGGAGGAGATCATGAAGCTTCAAGCAGTGTTGGTTATGAGACTTTTGTTGGAGGTCATGACGGTGGTTACGTGAGCCATAGTGGAGGAGAGAAAGGTCACGGGTACAGTTTTCAAAGCTTTAAAAGTTGTTAATTGGCGTTCATCAGCATAACTCATCatccacattaaaataaatactcaTTGCACATTAAACACGAACCCACAACTATTAGATTATTATATCACTCGCACGGACACATCACCTCAATTCTGATAGGACGTTTGTAACTACAGTGTTATTCGAGCCTGTTACATGGCAGATATAggtgaaaaaagaagaaatgttAAAAAGATATTAGTTTCTAAGAACTGTAACTATGGTTATTTTAATAGCCTACCACTGTTGAATTCCTTATTTAGAGTAGTATAATTTGGAGTTGCACATTATACTAGACGGTTgcatttgtttcttatttcacAGCTGAGTAATGCACTTATTATTATGGGTATCAGAAGATTCTGCAACGCTTCGACTGTAGTTATATATGACCGAATAACATGCAAAGAGCAACTAAGAAGAACAAAAAAACTAGAGCGGCATTTTGGTTCGTTCGTATCACATCTTTCACATTCAAAAATTTCTTAATAGAGTTGTTATCTGAGCTCTTACACAGGATTGGAGAAATAATGGCATAAAGTAGACATTGactatttctatttatttctaactacttTATTACATATGAAATCTAAAACTGGCAAACAAATTAAGCAGGAGTCTTTTTCATCATGATCATTttacattatcattatttatcGCTAGCACaattttatttgttacatttCATGAATCAAATGCTTCCATTTCCACAGGCAGAAGGTACTTACTAATTCAAATCAcagtgttttgaatttatatgcaggtgactcgaGTATGAATGCGATGCAATGAACACGCTCATTAATTCTGTGATAAACCATTCATCACCATTACTCTAGAAACAAAACTTGGTTATCATTAATTTGATTAATGAGGACCCGAGGCTAGTCCAGGTTGTCTCTAGGAGTACAGTgaactattttaatttttacttacactGAATAGAGAGACAGATATCAATGTATGAAAAAATGAttgtaattatttgtaataaaatgtattatattgtattatacatattgtcttgttataattgtaaataaaaattactttccAGTCATGTACATTTATGAAACAAACATCAAGAAATGTGAAGAAGTGTGGCGGCAGTTAACCAAAAGAATTTCTAATATGaacattacaaataaagaaatgaatacatatacataataaataggaatatatatatatatatatatatatatatatttagacgAAGTCTTACATCTATTTAACAAAATGATTACTGCAGAACAGATAGGCTTACCAACAGATACATTTGCCGTTCAATACACACTTTTGATTAagttaaaactttaaaataaccACTATATCGTCATAAGTTGAGTTGAAGTATTTATATCTGTTTTGAAAATTGAAGTTTCTATACGTAACtgtaaatatcaaatattgtACGCATCATTAAAAAACTgtgataaaataaagaaatacatgttCTTGGCTTTTAATTTAACCACAGGAATATACTCCAATTCGAAGATTTAACATAGTTACTTAATTGTACAATTTGACGTTTATTCGTGCTGACGCAATGGTGAGTATTATGAAATTTTCGTAAATTTATTCTTATGTAATTGCAACCCACTCAATAACCAGGTGgtcgtggtgatggtggtggtggttgacTGGTggggtggtgctggtggtggtagtagtagtaggtagtagtagtagtattagtagtagcagtagtagtagtagtagtagtagtagtagtagtagtagtagtagtagtagtagtagtagtagtagtagtagtagtagtagtatagcagcagcaataatagtgTAGCAGTAATACATAATTTAGCTTTCAACTGTAGAGGTTGTAAAGCGTCCAGATTCATCGTTGGAGAGAAAAGGAGACGAATTTTATCTGGAGTTCTTTATCAGGAACAGGGTTCTCTTGTATGTCGCCAATACAAAGGTTAATTGGCGACGATATCACGAGATGGCGAATACCATATGATATCTTGGGTATAGTATGTGCTCGCATCACTAGATGGCAGTGTGACTAATAAGactaatttacttacttttacttttaaaggCTTCTCCACTTTATAAGCGGTTGCCTTGGATTCcctttttccattcttctctattatTCCAGGATCCATCTTCCAGGCCTCTAGCTCTCATTGCTTCTATAATTCTTCCCCTCCACATATATCTAGGCCgtcctcttttttcttcttccaggTGGAGACCAATTCAATACTTTCTTGGGCTACCTCTCGTCTGACATCCGTAGCACATGTCCAAATCATTGTAGTTGTCTTCGTTCCATACGGTCGATTATATTTTCTTGTAGGTTCAACTCTTCCATAATAATGTCATTCCTACCTTATGTAGACGAGACACCCGCAAGCTACGTCGTAAACCATCCATTTCCACTGctttaatagtattttttttgtCTTTCATTCAATGTCCAGCCCTCGGCACCATATGTCAGAATACTTTCTACTATCACATTTAAAATCATCAGCTTTGTCTTATGTGTTATGTTCCGACTCCAAAGGACTCCATTTAACTGCTTTATAGCAGAGCGGGCCTAAGACACACGATTTTCAACATCTCTCTCACATGTACCAGATTGATGTAGTACTGATCCCAAGTATTTAAAATGGTCCACCACCCGAATTAAATTAGGCGTTAATAAGTAATTTGGTCGGCAAAACTTTAAAGGCTAATATATACATACTTAAATTAGGcgttaataaataatttcctcGGCAATAGGTTCTTTAAAGACTAATTTATAGATAGCTACTTAAATTAGGCGTTCATAAATAATTTCCTCTGCAATACTTTAAAGCGGGGTTTaaggtagaaaataaataattgtcgcaaaaatacacaaataaaaattatatttgtgtaaattgcgaaagatgaaattaataatgtatgcagaaacaaaaaaagtatgtaatttgtttcttggagttttataaCTTTCAATCCATTTTATCACACTCTAAATATACTTATATAAGTAAACCATTATACGTAAGtaaagggacataattttatttttacttcaatttttattgtacctgcgtttctgaatgtactacttgactcccacccctttcactaatgtcctcgctaacgtcagtcacacaaacttacggccgctgttgctagccgTGAAGCAAACAGTacaaagtacagtgtgtttcagaaatatgttgcgttttctatagaagaaaaaacttatattattgaagtttattttcacacaggtttgatgtgtagcataactgaatttatctgtgtggactgagcacaagtgaagattagagttaccgaaagtacggtaccctataatatggtacggcacttaacaacattatttaaacaagagttttgttttactatttgtaggtataaaggacgatgatggaaactggaattacaatgtaaccgaatgtgaacaacagtttttttttaatatcattacggaatattttcgtagaaatgtcattaatctggtacataaatttaaagcaacacagtgtacagaaaggaagaaaagtgtaagatggccaacaaaggtgacagaagatgctgtagaatatgctagagaaaggatgcagcgaggtcgtaataagtcgctcaagaagttagctgtagaaattggggtttcttacggaagtgttcacaaaattttcaggaataaattaggttagtaatatgctgaataaagtaggcattatataatgtatataaccgcctgaagacttgagtttgtgaaaaaaaattgttactattgtactgttttttgataaaatactgtaaagtaatgaccaaactgaaaatcgtaatactatatttccctgtaacataaatggacacgctacttttctctcctcctatagctagtaaaatgatttgtttacaaattgcactagcaactccaaactcctgtaatggaaggggggtaacagtgtttccgagtatagccaggttaatgttaaaaatgttagtaaaaataaagtgatgcccctgtatgtttagaatcaattactgctgaatttacatcacattaaaatacgtaattttatgGGCATTCTAA
Proteins encoded:
- the LOC138697865 gene encoding probable serine/threonine-protein kinase kinX isoform X1, whose translation is MKRTNRFHLVCLVLLILGLSLAAPVEEKKAKKGEAKSLTKVSGKQEPKKARDNKPEKRGAQEEQNEGAESAQYEAQGPSQQEYEAQGQQQEYEIQGHQQEYEAQAQPQEYEAQGHQEEAQGHQQEYEAQGYQQEYEANAQPQQENTHAEQEESKHAEHHESVQAEHKEGEHAQQSAAEHHAEASKELETEVTHHKPLVIEKVVHVHVAVPHPYPVEYVKHVPYPVKVPVPVIVHKPFPVPVPQPYNVTVEKKVPYEVVKHVPYHVKVPVKVPVKVPVEVHVPKPYPVHIPKPVPVPVPHHIVQSVPVFINDHHQHKPEIKLESHKEEVKLEVHKESHKKEETQEQSVPGSKCCVAQSESLEVKTPKEEEVKIPETHHHEAIPETFQYESLPEFHHSAFPETHHQLTIPEHHQLTVSEESHHHLSLPEHHSLPETYHQSHHESVGELIGYSGHEFNVFGGDHEASSSVGYETFVGGHDGGYVSHSGGEKGHGYSFQSFKSC
- the LOC138697865 gene encoding probable serine/threonine-protein kinase kinX isoform X2; the protein is MRIHVCLVLLILGLSLAAPVEEKKAKKGEAKSLTKVSGKQEPKKARDNKPEKRGAQEEQNEGAESAQYEAQGPSQQEYEAQGQQQEYEIQGHQQEYEAQAQPQEYEAQGHQEEAQGHQQEYEAQGYQQEYEANAQPQQENTHAEQEESKHAEHHESVQAEHKEGEHAQQSAAEHHAEASKELETEVTHHKPLVIEKVVHVHVAVPHPYPVEYVKHVPYPVKVPVPVIVHKPFPVPVPQPYNVTVEKKVPYEVVKHVPYHVKVPVKVPVKVPVEVHVPKPYPVHIPKPVPVPVPHHIVQSVPVFINDHHQHKPEIKLESHKEEVKLEVHKESHKKEETQEQSVPGSKCCVAQSESLEVKTPKEEEVKIPETHHHEAIPETFQYESLPEFHHSAFPETHHQLTIPEHHQLTVSEESHHHLSLPEHHSLPETYHQSHHESVGELIGYSGHEFNVFGGDHEASSSVGYETFVGGHDGGYVSHSGGEKGHGYSFQSFKSC